The nucleotide sequence TCTCCCTTTCGGCCGGTGCCAACGATCTCGACTTCGTAGGTTTTGCCTTCCTCGACCGTGGGACGGTCTCGCTGTGCGCTGTTTGACGTGGTCCCAGTCTCGACCGGCCGGAAGGCCCCGCAGGCCTGGCATCGGAGCATTTCGATACCGTCTTCGGTCGTCAGGACCGTGTCCGGGAGCCCACATTCCGAACACGTGACGAACTCCGTGACGTATCGGTCGATTGCGGCGTCGAAGTCACCGGCGTCGAACGACCCGTTGTATCGGGCGCGGTTCTCGTCGAACTGGCCGCTGGTCCCGAGATCACGCTGGATCGAGCGATGGAGGTGTTCGGCCTCCCGCGAGAGGGCATCGGCGATGTCCCGGAGGTTCGTGAGGCGAGTGAACGCCCCGTCAGTCTGGGCCTCGGGATCCGGAACGGACAGCCGCTCGTCACCGTCTGCAGGCCGCTCAGGAAGCGAATCGTAGGCGCGGTCGAGTGCCTGATCGTAGTTCATACCCACAATATGTTTTCCAGACGTAAGCCAACTCTGTGAGTCGTGATACACCCCAACACGCTCCCGGCTTGTTGTTCGCCGCCGAAGTTGTCAATAGAATTCAGCTCGACAGAACCTGCCGATAGAGGTCGACGAGATCATCACCGATGGTGTCGAGTGTGAAGGCCTCGCTCCGCTCGGCGGCGCGTTGGCCAAGTCGCTCGCGCAGTTCCGGATCGCGCAACCGGTCGAGCGGTTCGCTGAAGTCCTCGGACGATTTCAGGCAGTCCTCGCCGTCCTCG is from Halorhabdus sp. BNX81 and encodes:
- a CDS encoding translation initiation factor IF-2 subunit beta, encoding MNYDQALDRAYDSLPERPADGDERLSVPDPEAQTDGAFTRLTNLRDIADALSREAEHLHRSIQRDLGTSGQFDENRARYNGSFDAGDFDAAIDRYVTEFVTCSECGLPDTVLTTEDGIEMLRCQACGAFRPVETGTTSNSAQRDRPTVEEGKTYEVEIVGTGRKGDGVAEKGNYTIFVPGAQEGDVVSAYIESINGHLAFAQLA